The Microbacterium sp. LWH7-1.2 genome window below encodes:
- a CDS encoding APC family permease — MATTPIDLQRPEGKGLAAGTLGLWGSTVIGLASTAPVYSLVATLGFVVLAVGAQAPIAFVIAFIPMLFIAFAYRELNNDVPDCGTTFTWGTKAFGPWVGWMGGWGVAVAGMVVLANLAQIAGIYFWALVDGIVGNPEDALLADNVPLVTATGVVFIAAMTWVSWRGVEIGERIQNVLLAIQYVALAIFVVAALWQFFAGTAPDPTPFDWSWFNPFAFTEWSGFVEAVLLALFIYWGWDTCLALNEETRDPKRIPGRAALLTTVILLFTYVGVTVAAMMYAGLGETGTGLGNEANADDFFLAIKDGLLGPLGWVLVVAVMISAISSTQTTILPTARGTLSMAAYKALPRRFATVHPRYKTPSFSTLVMGVVAIVYYVGMTLISDNILQDSILSLGLAIAFYYAITGYACVWYFRRELFNSARNFFYRFLFPLLGSLMLTYAFVQSAIDMYDVDYGYTVLLGIGGTFVLGIGSLAFGVLLMLLWFLFPRAKAFFRGESLNRETPVLVPEDPADYARSIDGGLA, encoded by the coding sequence GTGGCTACAACCCCTATCGATCTGCAACGGCCTGAGGGCAAGGGACTCGCCGCGGGCACGCTGGGACTGTGGGGTTCCACGGTCATCGGCCTCGCGTCCACCGCGCCCGTCTACTCCCTGGTCGCGACCCTCGGCTTCGTCGTGCTGGCGGTCGGTGCGCAGGCGCCCATCGCGTTCGTCATCGCGTTCATCCCGATGCTCTTCATCGCGTTCGCGTACCGCGAGCTCAACAACGACGTCCCCGACTGCGGCACCACCTTCACCTGGGGGACGAAGGCCTTCGGGCCCTGGGTCGGCTGGATGGGCGGATGGGGCGTCGCCGTGGCCGGCATGGTCGTGCTCGCGAACCTCGCACAGATCGCGGGCATCTACTTCTGGGCGCTCGTGGACGGCATCGTCGGCAACCCCGAGGACGCGCTGCTCGCCGACAACGTCCCCCTCGTGACCGCGACCGGAGTGGTGTTCATCGCGGCGATGACGTGGGTGAGCTGGAGGGGCGTCGAGATCGGCGAGCGCATCCAGAACGTGCTGCTGGCGATCCAGTACGTCGCCCTGGCGATCTTCGTGGTCGCCGCGCTCTGGCAGTTCTTCGCCGGCACCGCCCCGGACCCGACGCCGTTCGACTGGTCGTGGTTCAACCCGTTCGCGTTCACCGAGTGGAGCGGATTCGTCGAGGCGGTCCTGCTGGCGCTGTTCATCTACTGGGGCTGGGACACGTGCCTGGCCCTCAACGAGGAGACCAGGGACCCCAAGCGCATCCCCGGTCGAGCGGCGCTGCTGACGACGGTGATCCTCCTCTTCACCTATGTCGGCGTGACGGTGGCCGCGATGATGTACGCCGGCCTCGGCGAGACGGGCACGGGCCTGGGCAACGAGGCGAACGCGGACGACTTCTTCCTCGCCATCAAAGACGGCCTGCTCGGCCCGCTCGGTTGGGTGCTGGTGGTCGCTGTCATGATCTCGGCGATCTCGTCGACGCAGACCACGATTCTGCCGACGGCGCGCGGCACGCTTTCGATGGCCGCCTACAAGGCGCTGCCCCGCCGGTTCGCGACGGTGCATCCGCGCTACAAGACGCCGTCGTTCTCGACCCTGGTCATGGGTGTGGTCGCCATCGTCTACTACGTCGGCATGACCCTGATCAGCGACAACATCCTGCAAGACTCGATCTTGTCACTGGGGCTCGCGATCGCCTTCTACTACGCCATCACCGGCTACGCCTGCGTGTGGTACTTCCGGCGGGAGCTGTTCAACAGCGCCAGGAACTTCTTCTACCGGTTCCTCTTCCCGCTGCTCGGATCGCTGATGCTGACCTACGCGTTCGTGCAGTCGGCCATCGACATGTACGACGTCGACTACGGCTACACCGTTCTTCTCGGAATCGGCGGCACGTTCGTGCTCGGCATCGGATCGCTCGCGTTCGGCGTGCTGCTCATGCTCCTGTGGTTCCTGTTCCCGCGGGCGAAGGCGTTCTTCCGGGGCGAGAGCCTCAACCGCGAAACGCCGGTGCTCGTCCCCGAGGACCCTGCCGACTATGCACGATCGATCGACGGCGGGCTCGCCTGA
- a CDS encoding FKBP-type peptidyl-prolyl cis-trans isomerase, which produces MRIRPFAALSVVAVSTLLLAGCSGSADPNATPTPTSTASSECLLDAKPGADSDAIEVTGSGADLAATLPDTLAFEDVERTIVTEGSGDDIVSGDLVSGFYTLYDGSTGEVLQDSSETSADDSGAVPIIMDPQQYSLFVAALECAPIGSTVAMSIPGSAFGEGASPVVIVAETTDFIPTSADGAEQDPVDGMPTVELDDDGAPTITVPAEEPPSEVQIAELKKGDGPVVESGDTVFVQYTGVKWSDGSVFDSSWDRGQPTAFQTTGVVAGFQQALEGQTVGSQVLVVIPPEFGYGASEGHELQKETLVFVVDILGVQRAAAQQ; this is translated from the coding sequence GTGCGCATTCGCCCGTTCGCCGCCCTGTCCGTCGTCGCCGTGTCGACCCTGCTGCTCGCCGGGTGCTCCGGGTCGGCCGATCCGAACGCCACCCCCACGCCGACCTCCACCGCCTCTTCCGAGTGCCTGCTCGACGCGAAGCCGGGTGCGGACTCCGACGCGATCGAGGTCACGGGCAGCGGTGCGGATCTGGCGGCGACCCTCCCCGACACCCTCGCCTTCGAGGACGTTGAGCGCACGATCGTGACCGAGGGCTCGGGCGATGACATCGTCTCGGGTGACCTCGTCAGCGGCTTCTACACCCTCTACGACGGCTCGACCGGTGAGGTCCTGCAGGACTCGTCCGAGACCTCGGCCGACGATTCCGGCGCGGTCCCGATCATCATGGACCCGCAGCAGTACTCCCTGTTCGTCGCCGCTCTCGAGTGTGCGCCGATCGGCTCGACGGTCGCGATGTCGATCCCCGGCAGCGCCTTCGGCGAAGGCGCATCGCCCGTCGTGATCGTCGCCGAGACCACCGACTTCATCCCGACCAGCGCGGACGGCGCCGAGCAGGACCCGGTCGACGGCATGCCGACGGTGGAGCTCGACGACGACGGCGCGCCCACCATCACCGTGCCCGCCGAGGAGCCGCCGAGCGAGGTGCAGATCGCGGAGCTCAAGAAGGGCGATGGCCCGGTCGTCGAGTCGGGCGACACGGTCTTCGTGCAGTACACCGGCGTGAAGTGGTCGGACGGATCCGTCTTCGACTCGAGCTGGGACCGCGGCCAGCCGACGGCGTTCCAGACGACCGGCGTGGTCGCCGGCTTCCAGCAGGCGCTCGAGGGCCAGACGGTCGGCTCGCAGGTGCTCGTGGTGATCCCGCCGGAGTTCGGCTACGGCGCGAGCGAGGGCCACGAACTGCAGAAGGAGACCCTCGTCTTCGTCGTCGACATCCTCGGCGTGCAGCGCGCCGCCGCCCAGCAGTAA
- a CDS encoding DUF5655 domain-containing protein — protein MTDAHEWTVDDHLRDADPAAVQLWHRIDELIRSFGLVTHSVAKTTITFKGPRRGFAGVRPWRAGARGYFDLMRELPPDPRILSASPYGRRLFVHQFRLADESEFDDDVAAWLREAYDVGCGAHLGP, from the coding sequence ATGACCGACGCGCACGAGTGGACGGTGGACGATCACCTCAGGGATGCCGACCCGGCCGCCGTACAGCTGTGGCATCGGATCGACGAGCTGATCCGGTCGTTCGGCCTGGTGACGCACTCGGTCGCGAAGACGACGATCACGTTCAAGGGTCCACGCCGCGGGTTCGCCGGTGTAAGGCCATGGCGCGCCGGCGCGCGCGGCTACTTCGACCTGATGCGCGAGCTCCCGCCCGACCCGCGGATCCTGAGCGCCTCACCTTACGGCCGGCGCCTGTTCGTGCACCAGTTCCGGCTCGCCGACGAGAGCGAGTTCGACGACGATGTCGCCGCGTGGCTGCGCGAGGCCTACGACGTCGGGTGCGGGGCGCACCTCGGCCCATGA
- a CDS encoding asparaginase, whose product MPQTFAATDAVELAVVERSGFVESRHAGIAIVLAADGTIAEKLGDPSALILPRSSLKPLQALACLSAGVALEGERLGLATASHSGTDRHVAVVRDILSLAELGEDTLGCPAAWPGDTATRDEMVRELGQPARIRMNCSGKHATMLLTSVVNGWDPEGYLAPEHPVQVLVRETVERLIGEKVAATAVDGCGAPVYAMTLFGLARAIHRIGTSSTTSPFALHRSAGALVEAVRADPWTIDGPGRADTIAIERLGVFAKGGAEGVMVMVAPNGTTVALKMLDGSGRAATAVALRLLERHGALASADVADTMSRLPLAVTGGGQDVGAIRPAF is encoded by the coding sequence GTGCCGCAGACCTTCGCCGCGACCGACGCCGTCGAGCTCGCCGTCGTCGAACGCAGCGGCTTCGTCGAGTCGCGTCACGCGGGTATCGCCATCGTGCTCGCGGCCGACGGCACCATCGCTGAGAAGCTCGGCGATCCGTCGGCGCTGATCCTCCCCCGCTCCAGCCTCAAGCCGCTGCAGGCGCTCGCGTGCCTCTCGGCCGGGGTTGCGCTCGAGGGCGAGCGGCTGGGCCTCGCGACCGCGAGCCACTCGGGCACCGACCGTCACGTCGCAGTGGTCCGCGACATCCTGTCCCTTGCCGAGCTCGGCGAGGACACGCTGGGATGCCCCGCCGCCTGGCCCGGCGACACGGCGACCCGCGACGAGATGGTGCGTGAGCTCGGCCAGCCCGCACGCATCCGGATGAACTGCTCCGGCAAGCACGCCACGATGCTCCTCACCAGCGTCGTGAACGGCTGGGACCCCGAGGGATACCTGGCGCCGGAGCATCCGGTGCAGGTGCTCGTCCGCGAGACCGTCGAGCGCCTCATCGGCGAGAAAGTCGCGGCGACCGCCGTCGACGGCTGCGGCGCCCCCGTCTACGCGATGACCCTCTTCGGCCTCGCACGCGCCATCCACCGGATCGGCACCTCCTCGACGACGTCCCCGTTCGCGCTGCACCGCAGCGCCGGCGCCCTCGTCGAGGCGGTGCGCGCCGACCCGTGGACCATCGACGGCCCCGGCCGCGCCGACACGATCGCCATCGAGCGGCTCGGCGTGTTCGCCAAGGGCGGCGCCGAGGGCGTCATGGTGATGGTCGCCCCGAACGGCACCACGGTGGCGCTCAAGATGCTGGACGGCAGCGGCCGCGCGGCCACCGCCGTCGCACTGCGGCTGCTCGAGCGGCACGGCGCGCTGGCGTCGGCGGATGTCGCCGACACGATGTCGAGGCTTCCGCTGGCCGTCACCGGCGGCGGACAGGATGTCGGGGCCATCCGCCCCGCTTTCTAG
- a CDS encoding UDP-N-acetylmuramoyl-L-alanyl-D-glutamate--2,6-diaminopimelate ligase yields the protein MPTDAPSNLPPVLRPDAPPTHSLSDLAARFAVDVRGDVADATLTGLTLATSDLRPGDVFVAVQGVNRHGADFAAAAAEKGAVAVVTDAAGADAAAASGLPVVLVENPRAILGELSAWVYSTGRDDDLPTLFGTTGTNGKTSVSHLLEGILGQLGVTTGLSSTAERHIAGQVIVSRLTTPEAYEMHALLALMRERGVEAVAVEVSAQALSRRRVDGIVFDVAGFTNLTHDHLDDYADMREYFEAKLPLFRTDRARRAVVCIDSAPGAEVVARSEVPTVTVGTPALASDPDAAAAADWVVEILDERQVGTEFRLTARDGRTLTTLVPVIGRHMAANAGLAIVMILEGGYAWERLVSALDGSRIEAYLPGRTELVSGETGPAVYVDFGHSPDAFEKTLAAVRRVTPGKVVMLFGADGDRDATKRHDMGRTGVEGSDILVITDHHPRNEDPDSIRATLVEGARRAQPDAEIHEYSPPERAIIEAVALVGDGDAILWAGPGHQDYRDIRGVRTPYSARELARRALREAGWPVPEPHWPVPYPEDMTPASDPLRPVYPEA from the coding sequence ATGCCGACCGACGCGCCTTCGAACCTGCCCCCGGTACTCCGTCCCGACGCGCCGCCGACACACTCGCTCTCAGACCTCGCGGCACGCTTCGCCGTCGACGTCCGCGGTGACGTCGCCGACGCCACGCTGACGGGCCTCACCCTGGCGACCTCCGACCTCCGCCCGGGCGACGTCTTCGTCGCGGTGCAGGGCGTCAACCGCCACGGCGCCGACTTCGCCGCGGCCGCCGCCGAGAAGGGCGCTGTCGCGGTGGTGACGGATGCCGCCGGAGCCGACGCCGCCGCCGCGAGCGGGCTGCCCGTGGTGCTGGTGGAGAACCCTCGTGCGATCCTCGGCGAGCTGTCGGCGTGGGTCTACAGCACGGGCCGCGACGACGACCTCCCGACGCTGTTCGGCACGACGGGCACCAACGGCAAGACGAGCGTCTCGCACCTGCTCGAGGGCATCCTCGGGCAGCTCGGCGTCACGACCGGCCTGTCATCGACCGCCGAGCGCCACATCGCCGGGCAGGTCATCGTGTCGCGCCTCACGACTCCCGAGGCGTACGAGATGCACGCCCTCCTCGCCCTCATGCGCGAACGCGGCGTGGAGGCCGTCGCGGTCGAGGTGAGCGCTCAGGCGCTCAGCCGCCGCCGCGTCGACGGCATCGTGTTCGACGTCGCCGGCTTCACGAACCTCACGCACGACCACCTCGACGACTACGCCGACATGCGCGAGTACTTCGAGGCGAAGCTGCCGCTGTTCCGCACCGACCGTGCCCGACGCGCGGTCGTGTGCATCGACTCGGCGCCCGGTGCGGAAGTGGTCGCGCGCAGCGAGGTGCCCACGGTGACGGTGGGTACCCCCGCACTCGCTTCTGACCCCGATGCCGCGGCCGCCGCCGACTGGGTGGTCGAGATCCTCGACGAGCGCCAGGTCGGCACCGAGTTCCGTCTCACCGCCCGGGACGGCCGCACGCTCACGACCCTGGTCCCCGTGATCGGCCGGCACATGGCGGCCAACGCCGGACTCGCGATCGTGATGATCCTCGAGGGCGGGTACGCCTGGGAGCGCCTGGTCTCCGCGCTGGACGGGAGCCGGATCGAGGCGTACCTGCCGGGGCGCACCGAGCTCGTCTCGGGCGAGACCGGCCCTGCCGTCTATGTCGACTTCGGCCATTCCCCCGACGCCTTCGAGAAGACGCTCGCGGCCGTCCGTCGCGTCACGCCGGGCAAGGTCGTCATGCTGTTCGGCGCCGACGGCGACCGCGACGCCACGAAGCGCCACGACATGGGCCGCACCGGCGTCGAAGGAAGCGACATCCTCGTCATCACCGACCACCACCCCCGCAACGAGGACCCGGACTCGATCCGCGCCACCCTCGTCGAGGGCGCGCGCCGCGCGCAGCCCGATGCCGAGATCCACGAATACTCGCCGCCCGAGCGCGCGATCATCGAGGCGGTCGCACTCGTCGGCGACGGCGACGCGATCCTGTGGGCCGGCCCCGGACACCAGGACTACCGCGACATCCGCGGCGTCCGCACGCCCTACTCGGCGCGCGAGCTCGCCCGTCGCGCGCTGCGCGAGGCGGGGTGGCCCGTGCCCGAGCCGCACTGGCCGGTGCCGTACCCGGAGGACATGACCCCGGCATCCGACCCCCTGCGCCCGGTGTATCCGGAGGCCTGA
- the dxr gene encoding 1-deoxy-D-xylulose-5-phosphate reductoisomerase — protein sequence MRRVLILGSTGSIGTQALDVVRANPRRFEVVGLAAGSDRHALEAQATEFGVENTALGAVEAEQLVRDVDADVVLNGITGSVGLGPTLAALETGRTLALANKESLIVGGDLVTALARPGQIVPVDSEHSALAQALRSGERSEIRRLVLTASGGPFRGRTRASLEGVTPAEALAHPTWDMGRVVTTNSATLVNKGLEVIEAHLLFTVPYSEIDVVVHPQSIVHSMVEFVDGSTIAQASPPDMRLPISLGLDWPHRVAGVGRPLDWTTATSWTFEPLDDAAFPAVRLAKQVGRAGGTYPAVFNAANEQAVDAFHEGRLSFLGIIDVIERVVDKHDAPDTLTRAALADAEDWARRKADKVIAAPS from the coding sequence ATGCGGCGCGTCCTCATCCTCGGCTCGACCGGCTCCATCGGCACGCAGGCGCTCGACGTCGTGCGGGCGAACCCTCGGCGGTTCGAAGTCGTCGGTCTCGCAGCGGGATCCGACCGCCACGCGCTCGAGGCGCAGGCGACCGAGTTCGGCGTCGAGAACACCGCACTCGGAGCGGTCGAGGCCGAACAGCTGGTGCGAGATGTCGACGCAGACGTCGTTCTCAACGGCATCACGGGCTCCGTCGGCCTCGGCCCGACCCTCGCCGCGCTCGAGACGGGTCGCACGCTCGCGCTCGCGAACAAGGAGTCGCTGATCGTCGGCGGCGACCTCGTCACGGCGCTTGCGCGCCCCGGGCAGATCGTCCCCGTCGATTCCGAGCACTCCGCCCTCGCCCAGGCGCTGCGGTCGGGGGAGCGCAGCGAGATCCGCCGGCTCGTGCTGACGGCATCCGGGGGCCCGTTCCGGGGCCGCACCCGCGCGTCGCTCGAGGGCGTGACCCCCGCAGAGGCGCTCGCCCACCCGACGTGGGACATGGGCCGCGTCGTCACGACCAACTCGGCGACCCTCGTCAACAAGGGCCTCGAAGTGATCGAGGCGCACCTCCTCTTCACGGTGCCCTACTCCGAGATCGACGTCGTCGTCCACCCGCAGTCGATCGTGCACTCGATGGTCGAGTTCGTCGACGGCTCCACGATCGCGCAGGCGTCACCGCCCGACATGCGCCTGCCGATCTCGCTGGGCCTCGATTGGCCCCACCGTGTCGCCGGCGTCGGCCGGCCGCTCGACTGGACCACCGCCACCTCGTGGACCTTCGAGCCGCTCGACGACGCGGCGTTCCCCGCGGTACGGCTCGCCAAGCAGGTCGGGCGCGCCGGCGGCACCTACCCCGCGGTGTTCAACGCGGCGAATGAGCAGGCGGTGGACGCCTTCCATGAGGGGCGCCTCAGCTTCCTCGGCATCATCGATGTCATCGAGCGCGTGGTCGACAAGCACGACGCGCCCGACACCCTCACACGGGCGGCGCTCGCCGACGCCGAGGACTGGGCGCGCCGCAAGGCCGACAAGGTCATCGCCGCACCATCCTGA
- a CDS encoding OsmC family protein yields the protein MWGEHRYSVRTTWTGDRGTGTSGYRDYDRATTIAIDGKPALLASSDKPFRGDPSRWNPEDMMLAALSQCHLLSYLHACVQAGVVVVGYEDEASGLMVEDGRGGGAFREVVLRPRVTVADASMTDAAIAAHAQANEWCFIANSVNFPVRHEPTILVAGA from the coding sequence ATGTGGGGCGAGCATCGATACTCCGTCCGGACGACGTGGACCGGTGACCGCGGCACGGGCACCTCGGGCTACCGGGACTACGACCGGGCGACGACGATCGCGATCGACGGCAAGCCGGCGCTGCTCGCCTCCTCCGACAAGCCGTTCCGAGGCGACCCGTCCCGTTGGAACCCCGAGGACATGATGCTGGCCGCCCTCAGCCAGTGCCACCTGCTGTCGTACCTCCACGCCTGCGTCCAGGCGGGTGTCGTGGTCGTCGGCTATGAGGACGAGGCATCCGGTCTCATGGTCGAAGACGGCCGCGGCGGCGGCGCCTTCCGCGAGGTCGTGCTGCGGCCGCGCGTGACCGTCGCGGACGCGTCGATGACGGATGCCGCGATCGCCGCGCATGCTCAGGCCAACGAGTGGTGCTTCATCGCGAACTCGGTGAACTTCCCCGTGCGCCACGAGCCCACGATCCTCGTCGCCGGCGCCTGA
- the ald gene encoding alanine dehydrogenase, which translates to MRISVPTEVKNNEYRVALTPAGVHDLVASGHEVFVQRGAGEGSSMPDAEYADAGAVLLDDAAEVWARAELLLKVKEPIASEYGFFRDDLVLFTYLHLAADRPLTERLLADGVTAIAYETVQLVGGGLPLLAPMSEVAGRLAPTVGAATLMRSAGGLGLLMSGVPGTRPATVTVIGGGVAGANAAVIAVGMGADVTVFDTNVQRLRYLDDHFQGRVKTAASNPLDLDRAVTASDLVIGSVLIPGAKAPKLVTNDMVSRMRPGSVLVDIAVDQGGCFEDTHPTTHADPTFPVHGSIFYCVANMPGAVPNTSTSALTNATLPYIRQIARRGWKEALRADAALAGGLNTVGGRVVNAGVATAHELELAPLDAALV; encoded by the coding sequence ATGCGGATCAGCGTCCCCACCGAGGTGAAGAACAACGAGTATCGGGTCGCCCTCACTCCCGCGGGCGTGCACGACCTGGTCGCCTCCGGCCATGAGGTGTTCGTGCAGCGCGGCGCGGGCGAGGGCTCGTCGATGCCGGATGCCGAGTATGCCGACGCGGGGGCGGTGCTCCTCGACGATGCCGCCGAGGTGTGGGCGCGCGCCGAGCTGCTCCTGAAGGTCAAGGAGCCGATCGCGAGCGAGTACGGCTTCTTCCGCGACGATCTCGTCCTCTTCACCTACCTGCACCTCGCGGCGGATCGTCCGCTCACCGAGCGCCTCCTCGCCGACGGCGTGACCGCGATCGCGTACGAGACCGTCCAGCTGGTCGGCGGCGGGCTCCCCCTGCTCGCCCCTATGAGCGAGGTCGCCGGGCGCCTGGCCCCGACCGTCGGCGCAGCGACGCTGATGCGCTCCGCCGGAGGGCTCGGCCTGCTGATGTCGGGCGTGCCGGGAACGCGGCCGGCGACCGTCACCGTGATCGGCGGCGGCGTCGCCGGCGCCAATGCCGCCGTGATCGCGGTGGGCATGGGCGCAGACGTCACCGTCTTCGACACCAACGTGCAGCGCCTGCGCTACCTCGACGACCACTTCCAGGGCCGGGTCAAGACGGCCGCGTCCAACCCGCTCGACCTGGACCGGGCGGTCACCGCCTCTGATCTCGTGATCGGCTCCGTGCTGATCCCCGGCGCGAAGGCCCCGAAGCTCGTCACCAACGACATGGTCTCGCGCATGCGCCCGGGTTCCGTGCTCGTCGACATCGCCGTCGACCAGGGCGGATGCTTCGAAGACACGCACCCGACGACGCACGCCGATCCCACCTTCCCGGTGCACGGCAGCATCTTCTACTGCGTCGCGAACATGCCGGGCGCGGTGCCCAATACCTCGACGTCGGCGCTCACCAACGCCACCCTCCCCTACATCCGCCAGATCGCCCGTCGCGGCTGGAAGGAAGCACTTCGAGCGGATGCTGCGCTGGCGGGCGGGCTGAACACCGTGGGTGGCCGCGTGGTCAATGCCGGGGTGGCCACCGCGCACGAGCTCGAGCTCGCTCCGCTGGACGCCGCGCTGGTCTGA
- a CDS encoding lysophospholipid acyltransferase family protein: protein MGLTYALGRSILTPLARIVYRPHIEGRANVPKSGPVIFASNHLSFIDSIAIPVAAPRPVHFLAKSSYFDKPASRWFFTSIGAIPVQRGAGQAALDALDQQRALLDEGKAVALYPEGTRSLDGRLYKGRTGVAFLALQAGARVVPVGLIGTDKVMPVGAKKPSFQHRITVRFGEPLDLAHHGPASSGKARRLATDEIMAAIHSLSGQERANAYNEVPAHNTIDRIKQVLPHERL from the coding sequence ATGGGTCTCACGTATGCGCTGGGGCGCAGCATCCTGACCCCCCTCGCTCGGATCGTGTATCGCCCCCACATCGAGGGCAGGGCCAACGTCCCCAAGTCCGGCCCGGTGATCTTCGCGAGCAACCATCTGTCGTTCATCGACTCGATCGCGATCCCGGTCGCCGCGCCGCGGCCCGTCCACTTCCTGGCGAAGTCGAGCTACTTCGACAAGCCCGCCTCCCGCTGGTTCTTCACCTCGATCGGCGCGATCCCGGTGCAGCGCGGTGCGGGGCAGGCCGCACTCGACGCGCTCGACCAGCAGCGAGCCCTCCTCGACGAGGGCAAGGCGGTCGCCCTCTACCCGGAGGGCACGCGCTCGCTGGACGGTCGCCTCTACAAGGGCCGCACCGGTGTCGCGTTCCTCGCGCTACAGGCAGGGGCACGCGTCGTGCCGGTGGGGCTCATCGGCACCGACAAGGTGATGCCCGTCGGGGCGAAGAAGCCGTCGTTCCAGCACCGCATCACCGTCAGGTTCGGCGAGCCGCTGGATCTCGCCCACCACGGGCCGGCCTCGTCGGGCAAGGCGCGCCGCCTCGCGACCGACGAGATCATGGCTGCGATCCACTCCCTGTCGGGCCAGGAGCGCGCGAACGCCTACAACGAGGTCCCCGCGCACAACACCATCGACCGCATCAAGCAGGTCCTCCCGCACGAGCGCCTCTGA